In Quercus robur chromosome 11, dhQueRobu3.1, whole genome shotgun sequence, the following proteins share a genomic window:
- the LOC126706485 gene encoding AP-1 complex subunit sigma-1, which produces MIHFVLLISRQGKVRLTKWYSPYTQKERTKVLRELSGVILTRGPKLCNFVEWRGYKVVYKRYASLYFCMCIDQEDNELEVLEIIHHYVEILDRYFGSVCELDLIFNFHKAYYILDELLIAGELQESSKKSVARLISAQDSLVEMAKEQRSSISNIIAQATK; this is translated from the exons ATg ATTCACTTTGTGCTTCTTATTAGTCGACAAGGAAAAGTGAGGTTGACAAAATGGTATTCACCGTATACTCAGAAGGAAAGAACTAAG GTTCTACGGGAGCTAAGTGGAGTGATTCTTACCCGAGGGCCCAAGCTCTGTAATTTTGTTGAATGGAGAGGATATAAAGTTGTTTATAAAAG ATATGCTAGTCTGTATTTCTGCATGTGCATTGACCAAGAAGACAATGAATTAGAGGTCCTTGAAATAATTCATCATTATGTGGAGATTTTGGACCGATACTTTGGCAGT GTCTGTGAGCTGGACTTGATCTTCAATTTCCACAAG GCCTACTATATATTGGATGAACTATTGATTGCTGGTGAACTTCAGGAATCTAGCAAGAAATCAGTTGCACGGTTGATATCTGCACAG GATTCATTGGTGGAGATGGCAAAAGAGCAGCGCAGTTCAATAAGTAATATAATTGCTCAGGCCACCAAGTAG